The nucleotide window CTTTTTCTAATAGAGGAGAAGCTTTTTGTATGTTAAATGACCAAGCAATTGGTGCTAAGTATCTTCAAAATAAAAATCTTGTAAATAAAATACTCATTGTAGATTTAGACGTACATCAAGGAAATGGAACAGCAGAAATTTTTAAAAATGATGCTTCTGTTTTTACGTTTTCTATGCATGGTAAAAGTAACTATCCTTTTGTTAAAGAAAAATCAGATTTAGATATTGCTTTAGAAAACGACACAAATGATGATGAATTTATATCAATTTTAAAACAAACCTTACCTAGATTAATTGCCCAAGAACAACCAGATTTTATTTATTATTTATGTGGTGTAGATGTTTTAGCTACAGATAAATTAGGAAAACTTGGTATGAGTTTAGAAGGTTGTGCAGCAAGAGATGAGTATGTTCTACAAACTTGTTTTGATAAGAGAATACCTGTTATGTGTTCTATGGGTGGTGGTTATTCTAAAGATGTAAATAGAGTAGTAGAGGCACATTCTAATACATTTCGTTTAGCACAAGAGATTTTTTTCTAGCTCAATAATTGTATAACTTTACTTGAAATGGAGTAACTTTTATTCTATTTGAGTTAATAAAAGCCTTGAAATAATCTTTACTTTGATAAAAATTAAAAAACCAAAAATGAAAAAAATTTTAACATTGATGTTATCCATAGTACTGTTTTCTTGTGGGGCATCTAAAAATGTAAGAACTCAACAGAAAGTTATAAAGGGAAATTGGGAGTTAACAGATATTGTATACAGCAAAACTGGCGAATACAATGTTACATTATTTAATGATGCCAATAAGGAGTGTTTAGAGGGCAGTAGCTGGAAATTTGTACCTAATAATAATACAGGTACTTATACTATTTCTGATTCTAACTGTATTGAAGGTGCAAGAGAATTTGTCTTTGTAATAGAAGAAACAGACGTAAATACTGGTTATTA belongs to Polaribacter dokdonensis and includes:
- a CDS encoding lipocalin family protein, giving the protein MKKILTLMLSIVLFSCGASKNVRTQQKVIKGNWELTDIVYSKTGEYNVTLFNDANKECLEGSSWKFVPNNNTGTYTISDSNCIEGAREFVFVIEETDVNTGYYDFLLKPKNDENNIGFRLDLIQLTDYTMVWQQNIMVDGSPFLIKMNFTKQ
- a CDS encoding histone deacetylase family protein; its protein translation is MLKIAHHPIYHHPLKEGHRFPMIKYDLLPEQLLYEGTCTADNFFEPEIPDNKHFFTVHEPEYFFDLLNITLDGKAARKIGFPLSEVLIEREMVIADGTMKASEFALQNGIAMNIAGGTHHAFSNRGEAFCMLNDQAIGAKYLQNKNLVNKILIVDLDVHQGNGTAEIFKNDASVFTFSMHGKSNYPFVKEKSDLDIALENDTNDDEFISILKQTLPRLIAQEQPDFIYYLCGVDVLATDKLGKLGMSLEGCAARDEYVLQTCFDKRIPVMCSMGGGYSKDVNRVVEAHSNTFRLAQEIFF